One Kitasatospora sp. NBC_01287 DNA window includes the following coding sequences:
- a CDS encoding DnaB-like helicase N-terminal domain-containing protein: MSQPTGPAHGPSSSGAAGAVFEDDHTVFPKGTPPNDLDSERAVVGACMALGRPAIDAARAILDAGDFYRPAHETIWRAILGLAFEGAPTAAVAVADRLRGAGALERVGGVNYLVRLAAEAPPSADNADYYAAIVRRESELRKLHATGIRTVQQALLPGAQPDEIRSALDAEVREGRERALASGNSRLSRFMVDGWDFVTKTGADKEPLWGTRGETVWAAGESLMIVGAPGVGKTTIAHQVIFARIGLSDSALGMPVAESKRVLYLAMDRPQQIARAMARLVRPEHEKLVRERLLIWEGPLPTSLDKEPGLLAELATAHGADTIVIDSLKDAVSTLVDDSLAIAYNSARNRALREGIQVLELHHQRKATADAPRGQRPTLDRVYGSTWLTSGAGSVLFIAGEAGDPVVNLHHLKTVTGEIGPLTIVHDHEAGTSAIEETIDIAELLRAAQNGVTAKQLATAMTGDTKPDAASIGRARRRLNTQVKSGLAEVEKGSAGGIGGGKEDRYFTSARHISTSTPSTLVEQPAIPLAVVPATPQNTTAQAPAEPALIDAESHRVAAATATSRGTGRFRERSRTPAAATVVQPVVAPDAPRKNRR; the protein is encoded by the coding sequence ATGTCCCAGCCTACGGGCCCGGCACACGGGCCGTCGAGCTCCGGTGCAGCCGGTGCCGTCTTCGAAGACGACCACACGGTGTTCCCGAAGGGGACACCACCGAATGACCTGGACTCCGAGAGGGCGGTCGTCGGCGCCTGCATGGCGCTGGGCAGGCCGGCCATCGACGCGGCGCGGGCCATCCTCGACGCCGGCGACTTCTACCGGCCCGCCCACGAGACCATCTGGCGCGCGATCCTCGGCCTTGCCTTCGAAGGGGCCCCGACGGCTGCGGTCGCCGTCGCCGACCGGCTTCGAGGCGCCGGTGCTCTGGAGCGCGTGGGCGGCGTGAACTACCTGGTCCGGCTCGCCGCCGAGGCGCCGCCGTCGGCGGACAACGCCGACTACTACGCGGCCATCGTGCGACGCGAGTCGGAGCTGCGGAAGCTGCATGCCACGGGCATCCGGACCGTCCAGCAGGCTCTGCTGCCCGGCGCCCAGCCGGACGAGATCCGCAGCGCGCTCGATGCCGAGGTCCGTGAGGGACGCGAGCGCGCGCTGGCCTCCGGGAACAGTCGCCTGTCGCGCTTCATGGTGGACGGCTGGGACTTCGTCACCAAGACCGGGGCGGACAAGGAGCCTCTGTGGGGCACGCGCGGGGAGACCGTGTGGGCAGCTGGCGAGAGCCTGATGATCGTCGGCGCCCCCGGCGTCGGTAAGACCACCATCGCCCATCAGGTGATCTTCGCCCGGATCGGCTTGAGCGACTCGGCGCTCGGCATGCCCGTCGCCGAGAGCAAGCGCGTCCTGTACCTGGCGATGGACCGACCCCAGCAGATCGCACGGGCCATGGCCCGACTGGTCCGGCCCGAACACGAGAAGCTGGTCCGCGAGCGGCTGCTCATCTGGGAGGGCCCGCTGCCGACCAGCCTGGACAAGGAGCCCGGCCTCCTCGCCGAGCTGGCCACCGCACACGGCGCCGACACCATCGTCATCGACAGCCTCAAGGACGCCGTCAGCACGCTCGTCGACGACAGCCTCGCCATCGCCTACAACAGCGCCCGCAACCGGGCCCTGCGCGAGGGCATCCAGGTCCTGGAGTTGCACCACCAGCGCAAGGCCACTGCGGACGCCCCGCGCGGCCAGCGCCCCACCCTCGACCGCGTGTACGGCTCCACCTGGCTGACCTCCGGCGCGGGCAGCGTGCTGTTCATCGCCGGTGAGGCTGGCGATCCCGTCGTCAACCTTCACCACCTCAAGACCGTCACCGGCGAGATCGGCCCGCTCACCATCGTCCACGACCACGAGGCGGGCACCAGCGCCATCGAGGAGACCATCGACATCGCCGAACTGCTGCGCGCGGCACAGAACGGCGTGACCGCCAAGCAGCTGGCCACCGCCATGACGGGAGACACGAAGCCCGACGCCGCATCCATCGGACGGGCCCGCCGACGTCTGAACACCCAGGTCAAGTCCGGGCTCGCCGAAGTGGAGAAGGGCTCCGCCGGCGGCATCGGCGGCGGCAAAGAAGACCGGTACTTCACCTCCGCCCGCCACATCAGCACCAGCACCCCGTCGACCCTGGTCGAGCAGCCCGCCATCCCGCTGGCCGTCGTACCGGCCACACCGCAGAACACCACCGCACAGGCGCCCGCCGAGCCTGCCCTCATCGACGCCGAGAGCCACCGGGTCGCCGCCGCGACGGCCACGTCACGAGGAACAGGGCGTTTTCGCGAGCGTTCACGCACCCCCGCCGCCGCGACCGTCGTACAACCCGTTGTCGCGCCGGACGCTCCCAGGAAAAACCGCAGGTAG
- a CDS encoding WGR domain-containing protein, with translation MTTWRRFERREATLEFWEIRQEGIRCFLRWGSDRTSGKGSTTILDDEEQARRHAARKINERLRKGFTEVDPPCDPAEAEAGTPVLDVITRSAGPHAPAPQYLPVDGFDQVYRRAHTPDHPMGFFEYYVLCEQGRRAVRFTVRASSHQDMVVAGFLDFLCTRRDLAFGGQSHHKVALPSPVGSFDHALFCSPALGRACAAYPAAAARVATAFPVFNCEIGDEDPEVLVDARIHGHAALPYSDWGRPPYPAVDMRFDIQPSHYRPSPKFKVYRSVDLQKLMDVLPTASPQSWLEVRSFRGETTRLQPDTTMSFADVLSSLIN, from the coding sequence ATGACCACATGGCGGCGGTTCGAACGCCGAGAGGCCACGCTCGAATTTTGGGAGATCCGTCAGGAAGGGATCCGCTGCTTCCTTCGCTGGGGCTCTGACCGCACCTCGGGCAAGGGGAGCACGACGATCCTCGACGACGAGGAACAGGCGCGGCGCCATGCAGCACGCAAGATCAACGAACGTCTCCGCAAGGGCTTTACCGAGGTAGACCCGCCGTGCGATCCGGCAGAAGCCGAGGCCGGGACACCGGTGCTGGACGTCATCACCAGGTCTGCCGGTCCCCACGCGCCGGCACCCCAGTACCTGCCGGTCGACGGCTTCGACCAGGTCTACCGCCGCGCGCACACGCCCGATCACCCGATGGGCTTCTTCGAGTACTACGTGCTGTGTGAGCAAGGGCGCAGAGCGGTCCGCTTCACAGTGCGAGCCAGCAGCCACCAGGACATGGTGGTGGCCGGGTTCCTGGACTTCCTCTGCACCAGACGTGACCTTGCCTTCGGCGGCCAGTCCCATCACAAGGTGGCCTTGCCGAGCCCAGTCGGGTCCTTCGATCACGCGCTGTTCTGCTCGCCGGCACTGGGCCGCGCGTGCGCTGCATATCCGGCAGCGGCAGCGCGGGTCGCGACAGCTTTCCCCGTGTTCAACTGCGAGATCGGGGACGAGGATCCGGAAGTGCTGGTAGACGCCCGCATCCACGGTCACGCCGCGCTGCCCTACAGCGACTGGGGACGGCCGCCGTATCCCGCCGTTGACATGCGCTTCGACATCCAGCCGTCGCACTACCGACCGTCACCGAAATTCAAGGTCTATCGGTCGGTCGACCTTCAGAAGCTCATGGACGTACTGCCCACGGCATCGCCGCAGAGCTGGCTGGAGGTGCGGTCCTTCCGAGGCGAAACCACGCGCCTCCAACCCGACACGACCATGTCCTTCGCTGACGTGTTGTCCTCTCTGATCAACTGA
- a CDS encoding site-specific integrase: MSNTRKPNGDSSIYEGSDGRWHGRVTVGIKDDGTPDRRHVSAKTRPEVTAKVRKLEKLRDNGTVPKAGQKWTVGKWLTHWIKEIVPGTVSENTYAGYEVAVRVHLIPGLGAHRLEKLEPEHLERFYRKMRDGGSAAGTAHQAHRTVRVALGEAVRRDHLTRNVATIAKAPKLEEEEVEPFEIEEVQALMETARKRRNSARWLFALALGLRQGEVLGLQWKDVDFARGVAWVRRGRLRPKYQHGCGDRCGRKPGFCPQKEPIRRETKDTKSRAGRRAVPLPEQLVVILRQHKEEQDRERALARDLWTDKGYVFTSETGGPLNPSTDYHHWKRLLREADIRDGRLHDARHTASTVLLLLGVPERIVMAIMGWSSTAMAQRYQHVTEPMLNDVGKKIGAALWGALPGEFEKV, from the coding sequence ATGTCGAACACCCGCAAGCCCAACGGCGACTCCTCGATCTACGAGGGCAGCGACGGCCGCTGGCACGGTCGCGTCACGGTCGGCATCAAGGACGACGGCACCCCCGACCGCCGTCACGTCAGCGCCAAGACCCGCCCCGAGGTCACGGCCAAGGTTCGCAAGCTGGAGAAGCTGCGCGACAACGGCACCGTGCCCAAGGCCGGCCAGAAGTGGACGGTCGGCAAGTGGCTGACCCACTGGATCAAGGAGATCGTCCCCGGCACCGTCAGCGAGAACACGTACGCCGGATACGAGGTCGCCGTCCGCGTGCACCTCATACCCGGCCTCGGCGCGCATCGCTTGGAGAAACTGGAGCCCGAGCACCTGGAGCGCTTCTACCGGAAGATGCGGGATGGCGGCAGCGCCGCCGGCACCGCTCACCAGGCCCACCGCACCGTCCGGGTAGCCCTCGGGGAGGCCGTCCGGCGTGACCACCTCACCCGCAACGTGGCCACGATCGCCAAGGCTCCGAAGCTCGAAGAGGAGGAGGTCGAGCCGTTCGAGATCGAGGAGGTCCAGGCGCTCATGGAGACGGCGCGCAAGCGCCGGAACTCCGCTCGCTGGCTCTTCGCGCTCGCTCTCGGTTTGCGGCAGGGCGAGGTGCTCGGGCTCCAGTGGAAGGACGTCGACTTCGCCCGCGGCGTCGCCTGGGTCCGCCGCGGCCGGCTGCGGCCCAAGTACCAGCACGGCTGCGGCGACCGCTGCGGGCGCAAGCCCGGCTTCTGCCCGCAGAAGGAGCCGATCCGGCGCGAGACCAAGGACACCAAGTCCCGAGCCGGGCGGCGCGCGGTGCCGCTGCCCGAGCAACTCGTCGTGATCCTCCGGCAGCACAAGGAGGAGCAGGACCGCGAGCGGGCCCTCGCCCGCGACCTCTGGACGGATAAGGGCTATGTCTTCACCTCGGAGACCGGCGGGCCGCTCAACCCCAGCACCGACTACCACCACTGGAAGCGGCTCCTGCGTGAGGCAGACATCCGCGATGGCCGCCTCCACGACGCCCGTCACACCGCCTCGACTGTCCTCCTCCTGCTCGGCGTGCCGGAGCGGATCGTCATGGCGATCATGGGCTGGTCCTCCACCGCGATGGCCCAGCGCTACCAGCACGTCACCGAGCCGATGCTGAACGATGTCGGCAAGAAGATCGGCGCGGCTCTGTGGGGCGCACTGCCCGGAGAGTTCGAGAAGGTCTAG
- a CDS encoding helix-turn-helix domain-containing protein — translation MTNPKDWQAGVTGRVAEAVRRFREERGMSAQDVAAACAKLGYPIARNVIANLENGRRSSVDVAEVLVLAKVLGVPPVVFLVPLGEVGEIELLPGSMHSTGDALQWVCGEQMPDHEPADDLELRFQEVRFYNETLHGLQKTIGSSEEYRRKVATARDAATREANVKLVNQFDEIIGDYSQEIQARRSTMRRRGITPPALPSELAYLDLSHHDDWGHVSEETPDASGSQPSADEEI, via the coding sequence ATGACGAACCCCAAGGACTGGCAGGCCGGCGTGACCGGCCGCGTCGCCGAGGCGGTCCGGCGCTTCCGCGAGGAGCGGGGGATGAGCGCGCAGGACGTCGCTGCGGCCTGCGCGAAGCTGGGCTACCCGATCGCGCGGAATGTCATTGCCAACCTTGAGAACGGCCGGCGCTCCAGCGTCGACGTGGCCGAGGTGCTGGTCCTTGCCAAAGTGCTCGGCGTCCCCCCGGTCGTCTTCCTCGTCCCCCTGGGCGAGGTCGGGGAGATCGAGCTTCTCCCGGGTTCGATGCACTCGACCGGTGATGCACTCCAGTGGGTCTGCGGGGAGCAGATGCCCGACCATGAGCCGGCCGACGACCTGGAGCTGCGGTTCCAGGAGGTCCGCTTCTACAACGAGACGCTTCACGGCCTGCAGAAGACGATCGGTAGCTCGGAGGAGTACCGCCGCAAAGTCGCCACGGCCCGTGACGCGGCGACCCGCGAGGCCAACGTCAAGCTGGTCAATCAGTTCGACGAGATCATCGGCGACTACTCGCAGGAAATCCAGGCCCGGAGATCGACGATGCGCAGGAGAGGTATCACGCCGCCGGCCCTGCCGTCAGAACTTGCCTACCTCGACCTCAGCCACCACGACGACTGGGGGCACGTCTCCGAAGAGACCCCCGATGCGTCCGGCAGTCAGCCTTCTGCGGATGAGGAAATCTAG
- a CDS encoding IS630 family transposase: MAESVRVRRLTDQEGQKLQQIVRRGSTSSVRFRRAMMLLASAGGNRVPVIARLVQADEDTVRDVIHRFNEIGLACLDPRWAGGRPRLLSPDDEDFVVQTAATRPTKLGQPFTRWSIRKLAAYLRRVHGRVIRIGREALRCLLARRGVTFQRTKTWKESPDPDRDTKLNRIEHVLHHFPDRVFAFDEFGPLGIRPTAGSGWAPAGHPERHPATYHRTHGVRYFHGCYSIGDDTLWGVNRRRKGAANTLAALRSIRAARPDGAPIYVILDNLSAHKGERIRRWARNNRVELCFTPTYASWANPIEAHFGPLRQFTIANSNHRNHTVQTRALHAYLRWRNQNARHPDVLAAQRRERARIRSEKGIRWGGRMRILAS, translated from the coding sequence GTGGCTGAGTCTGTCCGTGTGCGCAGGTTGACTGACCAGGAGGGGCAGAAGCTGCAGCAGATCGTGCGCCGGGGTAGCACCAGTTCGGTGCGGTTCCGGCGGGCGATGATGCTGCTGGCTTCGGCCGGCGGGAACCGGGTCCCGGTGATCGCGCGGCTGGTGCAGGCCGACGAGGACACCGTCCGGGATGTGATCCACCGGTTCAACGAGATCGGCCTGGCCTGCTTGGACCCTCGGTGGGCGGGAGGCCGTCCCCGCCTGCTCAGTCCTGACGACGAGGACTTCGTCGTCCAGACGGCCGCCACCCGCCCGACCAAGCTCGGCCAGCCCTTCACCCGCTGGTCGATCCGCAAACTCGCCGCCTACCTGCGACGTGTGCACGGCCGCGTGATCCGGATCGGCCGCGAGGCGTTACGGTGCCTGCTCGCCCGCCGCGGTGTCACCTTCCAGCGCACCAAGACGTGGAAGGAGTCTCCGGACCCCGACCGGGACACCAAGCTCAACCGCATCGAGCACGTGCTGCATCACTTCCCGGACCGGGTGTTCGCGTTCGACGAGTTCGGACCGCTCGGCATCCGGCCCACCGCCGGCTCCGGCTGGGCTCCTGCCGGTCACCCCGAGCGGCACCCCGCGACCTATCACCGCACCCACGGCGTGCGGTATTTCCACGGCTGCTACTCGATCGGCGACGACACCCTCTGGGGCGTCAACCGCAGAAGGAAGGGCGCCGCGAACACCCTGGCCGCACTCAGGTCGATCCGCGCGGCCCGACCGGACGGCGCCCCGATCTACGTCATCCTGGACAACCTGTCCGCCCACAAGGGCGAACGGATTCGCCGCTGGGCCAGGAATAACCGGGTGGAGCTGTGCTTCACCCCGACCTACGCGTCCTGGGCCAACCCGATCGAGGCCCACTTCGGGCCCTTGCGGCAGTTCACGATCGCGAACTCGAACCACCGCAACCACACCGTCCAGACCCGGGCCCTGCACGCTTACCTGCGCTGGCGCAACCAGAACGCTCGCCACCCCGACGTGCTCGCAGCCCAACGGCGCGAGCGTGCCCGTATCCGCAGCGAGAAGGGCATCCGCTGGGGCGGACGGATGCGCATCCTGGCGTCCTGA
- a CDS encoding helix-turn-helix domain-containing protein — protein sequence MPQPALSLARLSEALGLPEQSLLALVAKCDAAPDPTLVALTVEEAARRLGVGRTTMYALVASGEVPSVTIGRLRRVPAEVLKEYVAARTQATASTTALAA from the coding sequence ATGCCTCAGCCCGCCCTTTCTCTTGCCCGCCTCTCAGAGGCCCTCGGCCTGCCCGAGCAGAGCCTGCTAGCCCTCGTCGCGAAATGCGACGCGGCTCCGGACCCCACGCTCGTCGCCCTCACGGTCGAAGAGGCCGCACGCCGCCTCGGCGTCGGGCGGACGACCATGTATGCCCTGGTCGCCTCCGGTGAAGTCCCGTCCGTGACGATCGGCCGTCTCCGCCGAGTGCCCGCCGAGGTGCTCAAGGAGTACGTGGCCGCCCGCACGCAGGCCACCGCTTCGACCACCGCGCTCGCGGCCTGA
- a CDS encoding DUF2637 domain-containing protein, with the protein MPRPDAVLVQAAIAGALSFAHLHDIAEAAGQHGWKAWAYPVSVDLLLVAAWHRMRTLRTSGRPVGTAWTWFAIALVASLGANVATAGLLDLAHVPAWLRILVAGWPALAFFGGTLLAHSTAATATTTEPKPAERELPLRENAEPAPATEPAPVTDAKQDDQPADELVPEPDDDVRPDSREPVVGTKRTGRKPAASMDELVETVRPAVEKHGPTQAVIKTALREAGIPIASDRLGKLTQRFKDEQATRQADVQASVSAA; encoded by the coding sequence ATGCCCCGCCCGGACGCCGTCCTCGTACAGGCCGCCATCGCGGGCGCCCTGTCCTTCGCCCACCTCCACGACATCGCCGAAGCCGCCGGGCAGCACGGCTGGAAAGCCTGGGCTTACCCCGTTTCGGTGGACCTGCTGCTCGTCGCAGCCTGGCACCGCATGCGGACCCTGCGCACCAGCGGACGCCCGGTCGGCACCGCCTGGACCTGGTTCGCCATCGCCCTGGTCGCGTCCCTCGGCGCGAATGTCGCCACCGCCGGACTGCTCGACCTCGCCCACGTCCCGGCCTGGCTACGGATCCTGGTCGCCGGATGGCCCGCCCTCGCCTTCTTCGGCGGCACCCTCCTCGCCCACAGCACCGCCGCAACCGCGACCACCACCGAACCGAAGCCCGCCGAGCGCGAACTCCCGCTCCGCGAAAACGCCGAGCCTGCACCGGCAACCGAGCCCGCACCGGTGACGGACGCGAAGCAGGACGACCAGCCCGCCGACGAACTGGTGCCCGAGCCCGACGACGACGTCCGGCCCGACAGCCGGGAACCGGTGGTCGGCACCAAGCGCACCGGCCGCAAGCCCGCCGCCTCCATGGACGAGCTGGTCGAGACCGTCCGCCCCGCCGTCGAGAAGCACGGCCCCACCCAGGCCGTGATCAAGACGGCCCTGCGCGAGGCCGGCATACCGATCGCCAGCGACCGCCTCGGCAAGCTGACCCAGCGCTTCAAGGACGAACAGGCCACCCGGCAGGCCGACGTGCAAGCCAGTGTCTCGGCGGCCTGA